In one Vanessa tameamea isolate UH-Manoa-2023 chromosome 12, ilVanTame1 primary haplotype, whole genome shotgun sequence genomic region, the following are encoded:
- the Sqd gene encoding RNA-binding protein squid isoform X1: MANNDNFAQDVTENQVNGNAENGGGDGQEHNSADAPGRDDDRKLFVGGLSWETTDKELRDHFSAYGEIESINVKTDPNTGRSRGFAFIVFKAPDSIDKVMAAGDHTINNKKVDPKKAKARHGKIFVGGLSSEISDEEIKSFFNNFGTVIDVEMPFDKTKNQRKGFCFITFESEQVVNELLKTPKQTIGGKEVDVKRATPKPDGPGGMGGRGGRGGRGARGGRGGRGGYGGQGAWGNQGYGGYGYGQGGYGGGYDGYGYGGYGYDGYGGYGGYDYSGYPNYDYGGYGGYEGGYGARAAPRGKETEGRQAEGRSDAGYQGGKQRGGGGGRANQRHQPY; the protein is encoded by the exons atggCAAATAACGATAATTTTGCACAAGACGTTACTGAAAATCAAGTGAATGGAAATGCGGAGAACGGTGGCGGTGATGGCCAAGAACATAACAGTGCTGATGCTCCAGGACGCGATGACGACAG AAAGCTATTTGTGGGAGGCCTGAGCTGGGAAACCACAGACA AGGAATTACGTGATCACTTCAGTGCATATGGAGAGATTGAAAGTATCAATGTCAAGACAGACCCAAACACGGGCAGGTCACGAGGCTTCGCTTTCATCGTATTCAAAGCGCCAGATTCTATTGATAAAGTAATGGCTGCTGGGGATCACaccattaataataagaaagtAGACCCTAAGAAGGCAAAGGCGAGGCATGGCAAAATATTTGTCGGAGGTCTCAGCAGTGAAATTTCCGATGAAGAAATTAAAAGCTTCTTCAATAACTTTGGAACA gtTATAGATGTGGAGATGCCTTTTGACAAAACAAAGAACCAAAGAAAAGGTTTCTGTTTTATCACATTCGAGTCTGAGCAGGTGGTCAATGAACTTCTGAAGACTCCCAAACAAACAATTGGAGGCAAGGAG GTCGACGTTAAGAGGGCGACGCCAAAACCAGACGGACCCGGGGGAATGGGAGGGCGTGGCGGCCGCGGCGGAAGGGGAGCGCGTGGCGGGCGCGGGGGCCGCGGGGGCTACGGCGGCCAAGGGGCATGGGGCAACCAGGGCTACGGCGGCTACGGCTACGGCCAAGGAGGATATGGCGGCGGATACGACGGTTACGGCTATGGCGGATACGGCTACGACGGCTACGGGGGCTACGGCGGATACGATTACTCCGGATACCCCAATTACG ACTACGGCGGGTACGGAGGGTACGAGGGCGGCTACGGCGCGCGCGCGGCTCCACGCGGGAAAG aaACAGAAGGCAGACAAGCGGAGGGCcgatctgatg CAGGCTACCAAGGCGGCAAGCAGCGCGGGGGCGGCGGCGGTCGCGCCAACCAGAGGCACCAGCCCTACTAG
- the Sqd gene encoding RNA-binding protein squid isoform X3, producing the protein MANNDNFAQDVTENQVNGNAENGGGDGQEHNSADAPGRDDDRKLFVGGLSWETTDKELRDHFSAYGEIESINVKTDPNTGRSRGFAFIVFKAPDSIDKVMAAGDHTINNKKVDPKKAKARHGKIFVGGLSSEISDEEIKSFFNNFGTVIDVEMPFDKTKNQRKGFCFITFESEQVVNELLKTPKQTIGGKEVDVKRATPKPDGPGGMGGRGGRGGRGARGGRGGRGGYGGQGAWGNQGYGGYGYGQGGYGGGYDGYGYGGYGYDGYGGYGGYDYSGYPNYDYGGYGGYEGGYGARAAPRGKEGRQAEGRSDAGYQGGKQRGGGGGRANQRHQPY; encoded by the exons atggCAAATAACGATAATTTTGCACAAGACGTTACTGAAAATCAAGTGAATGGAAATGCGGAGAACGGTGGCGGTGATGGCCAAGAACATAACAGTGCTGATGCTCCAGGACGCGATGACGACAG AAAGCTATTTGTGGGAGGCCTGAGCTGGGAAACCACAGACA AGGAATTACGTGATCACTTCAGTGCATATGGAGAGATTGAAAGTATCAATGTCAAGACAGACCCAAACACGGGCAGGTCACGAGGCTTCGCTTTCATCGTATTCAAAGCGCCAGATTCTATTGATAAAGTAATGGCTGCTGGGGATCACaccattaataataagaaagtAGACCCTAAGAAGGCAAAGGCGAGGCATGGCAAAATATTTGTCGGAGGTCTCAGCAGTGAAATTTCCGATGAAGAAATTAAAAGCTTCTTCAATAACTTTGGAACA gtTATAGATGTGGAGATGCCTTTTGACAAAACAAAGAACCAAAGAAAAGGTTTCTGTTTTATCACATTCGAGTCTGAGCAGGTGGTCAATGAACTTCTGAAGACTCCCAAACAAACAATTGGAGGCAAGGAG GTCGACGTTAAGAGGGCGACGCCAAAACCAGACGGACCCGGGGGAATGGGAGGGCGTGGCGGCCGCGGCGGAAGGGGAGCGCGTGGCGGGCGCGGGGGCCGCGGGGGCTACGGCGGCCAAGGGGCATGGGGCAACCAGGGCTACGGCGGCTACGGCTACGGCCAAGGAGGATATGGCGGCGGATACGACGGTTACGGCTATGGCGGATACGGCTACGACGGCTACGGGGGCTACGGCGGATACGATTACTCCGGATACCCCAATTACG ACTACGGCGGGTACGGAGGGTACGAGGGCGGCTACGGCGCGCGCGCGGCTCCACGCGGGAAAG AAGGCAGACAAGCGGAGGGCcgatctgatg CAGGCTACCAAGGCGGCAAGCAGCGCGGGGGCGGCGGCGGTCGCGCCAACCAGAGGCACCAGCCCTACTAG
- the Sqd gene encoding RNA-binding protein squid isoform X5, with protein sequence MANNDNFAQDVTENQVNGNAENGGGDGQEHNSADAPGRDDDRKLFVGGLSWETTDKELRDHFSAYGEIESINVKTDPNTGRSRGFAFIVFKAPDSIDKVMAAGDHTINNKKVDPKKAKARHGKIFVGGLSSEISDEEIKSFFNNFGTVIDVEMPFDKTKNQRKGFCFITFESEQVVNELLKTPKQTIGGKEVDVKRATPKPDGPGGMGGRGGRGGRGARGGRGGRGGYGGQGAWGNQGYGGYGYGQGGYGGGYDGYGYGGYGYDGYGGYGGYDYSGYPNYDYGGYGGYEGGYGARAAPRGKAGYQGGKQRGGGGGRANQRHQPY encoded by the exons atggCAAATAACGATAATTTTGCACAAGACGTTACTGAAAATCAAGTGAATGGAAATGCGGAGAACGGTGGCGGTGATGGCCAAGAACATAACAGTGCTGATGCTCCAGGACGCGATGACGACAG AAAGCTATTTGTGGGAGGCCTGAGCTGGGAAACCACAGACA AGGAATTACGTGATCACTTCAGTGCATATGGAGAGATTGAAAGTATCAATGTCAAGACAGACCCAAACACGGGCAGGTCACGAGGCTTCGCTTTCATCGTATTCAAAGCGCCAGATTCTATTGATAAAGTAATGGCTGCTGGGGATCACaccattaataataagaaagtAGACCCTAAGAAGGCAAAGGCGAGGCATGGCAAAATATTTGTCGGAGGTCTCAGCAGTGAAATTTCCGATGAAGAAATTAAAAGCTTCTTCAATAACTTTGGAACA gtTATAGATGTGGAGATGCCTTTTGACAAAACAAAGAACCAAAGAAAAGGTTTCTGTTTTATCACATTCGAGTCTGAGCAGGTGGTCAATGAACTTCTGAAGACTCCCAAACAAACAATTGGAGGCAAGGAG GTCGACGTTAAGAGGGCGACGCCAAAACCAGACGGACCCGGGGGAATGGGAGGGCGTGGCGGCCGCGGCGGAAGGGGAGCGCGTGGCGGGCGCGGGGGCCGCGGGGGCTACGGCGGCCAAGGGGCATGGGGCAACCAGGGCTACGGCGGCTACGGCTACGGCCAAGGAGGATATGGCGGCGGATACGACGGTTACGGCTATGGCGGATACGGCTACGACGGCTACGGGGGCTACGGCGGATACGATTACTCCGGATACCCCAATTACG ACTACGGCGGGTACGGAGGGTACGAGGGCGGCTACGGCGCGCGCGCGGCTCCACGCGGGAAAG CAGGCTACCAAGGCGGCAAGCAGCGCGGGGGCGGCGGCGGTCGCGCCAACCAGAGGCACCAGCCCTACTAG
- the Sqd gene encoding RNA-binding protein squid isoform X7 — MANNDNFAQDVTENQVNGNAENGGGDGQEHNSADAPGRDDDRKLFVGGLSWETTDKELRDHFSAYGEIESINVKTDPNTGRSRGFAFIVFKAPDSIDKVMAAGDHTINNKKVDPKKAKARHGKIFVGGLSSEISDEEIKSFFNNFGTVIDVEMPFDKTKNQRKGFCFITFESEQVVNELLKTPKQTIGGKEVDVKRATPKPDGPGGMGGRGGRGGRGARGGRGGRGGYGGQGAWGNQGYGGYGYGQGGYGGGYDGYGYGGYGYDGYGGYGGYDYSGYPNYETEGRQAEGRSDAGYQGGKQRGGGGGRANQRHQPY; from the exons atggCAAATAACGATAATTTTGCACAAGACGTTACTGAAAATCAAGTGAATGGAAATGCGGAGAACGGTGGCGGTGATGGCCAAGAACATAACAGTGCTGATGCTCCAGGACGCGATGACGACAG AAAGCTATTTGTGGGAGGCCTGAGCTGGGAAACCACAGACA AGGAATTACGTGATCACTTCAGTGCATATGGAGAGATTGAAAGTATCAATGTCAAGACAGACCCAAACACGGGCAGGTCACGAGGCTTCGCTTTCATCGTATTCAAAGCGCCAGATTCTATTGATAAAGTAATGGCTGCTGGGGATCACaccattaataataagaaagtAGACCCTAAGAAGGCAAAGGCGAGGCATGGCAAAATATTTGTCGGAGGTCTCAGCAGTGAAATTTCCGATGAAGAAATTAAAAGCTTCTTCAATAACTTTGGAACA gtTATAGATGTGGAGATGCCTTTTGACAAAACAAAGAACCAAAGAAAAGGTTTCTGTTTTATCACATTCGAGTCTGAGCAGGTGGTCAATGAACTTCTGAAGACTCCCAAACAAACAATTGGAGGCAAGGAG GTCGACGTTAAGAGGGCGACGCCAAAACCAGACGGACCCGGGGGAATGGGAGGGCGTGGCGGCCGCGGCGGAAGGGGAGCGCGTGGCGGGCGCGGGGGCCGCGGGGGCTACGGCGGCCAAGGGGCATGGGGCAACCAGGGCTACGGCGGCTACGGCTACGGCCAAGGAGGATATGGCGGCGGATACGACGGTTACGGCTATGGCGGATACGGCTACGACGGCTACGGGGGCTACGGCGGATACGATTACTCCGGATACCCCAATTACG aaACAGAAGGCAGACAAGCGGAGGGCcgatctgatg CAGGCTACCAAGGCGGCAAGCAGCGCGGGGGCGGCGGCGGTCGCGCCAACCAGAGGCACCAGCCCTACTAG
- the Sqd gene encoding RNA-binding protein squid isoform X10, with the protein MANNDNFAQDVTENQVNGNAENGGGDGQEHNSADAPGRDDDRKLFVGGLSWETTDKELRDHFSAYGEIESINVKTDPNTGRSRGFAFIVFKAPDSIDKVMAAGDHTINNKKVDPKKAKARHGKIFVGGLSSEISDEEIKSFFNNFGTVIDVEMPFDKTKNQRKGFCFITFESEQVVNELLKTPKQTIGGKEVDVKRATPKPDGPGGMGGRGGRGGRGARGGRGGRGGYGGQGAWGNQGYGGYGYGQGGYGGGYDGYGYGGYGYDGYGGYGGYDYSGYPNYEGRQAEGRSDAGYQGGKQRGGGGGRANQRHQPY; encoded by the exons atggCAAATAACGATAATTTTGCACAAGACGTTACTGAAAATCAAGTGAATGGAAATGCGGAGAACGGTGGCGGTGATGGCCAAGAACATAACAGTGCTGATGCTCCAGGACGCGATGACGACAG AAAGCTATTTGTGGGAGGCCTGAGCTGGGAAACCACAGACA AGGAATTACGTGATCACTTCAGTGCATATGGAGAGATTGAAAGTATCAATGTCAAGACAGACCCAAACACGGGCAGGTCACGAGGCTTCGCTTTCATCGTATTCAAAGCGCCAGATTCTATTGATAAAGTAATGGCTGCTGGGGATCACaccattaataataagaaagtAGACCCTAAGAAGGCAAAGGCGAGGCATGGCAAAATATTTGTCGGAGGTCTCAGCAGTGAAATTTCCGATGAAGAAATTAAAAGCTTCTTCAATAACTTTGGAACA gtTATAGATGTGGAGATGCCTTTTGACAAAACAAAGAACCAAAGAAAAGGTTTCTGTTTTATCACATTCGAGTCTGAGCAGGTGGTCAATGAACTTCTGAAGACTCCCAAACAAACAATTGGAGGCAAGGAG GTCGACGTTAAGAGGGCGACGCCAAAACCAGACGGACCCGGGGGAATGGGAGGGCGTGGCGGCCGCGGCGGAAGGGGAGCGCGTGGCGGGCGCGGGGGCCGCGGGGGCTACGGCGGCCAAGGGGCATGGGGCAACCAGGGCTACGGCGGCTACGGCTACGGCCAAGGAGGATATGGCGGCGGATACGACGGTTACGGCTATGGCGGATACGGCTACGACGGCTACGGGGGCTACGGCGGATACGATTACTCCGGATACCCCAATTACG AAGGCAGACAAGCGGAGGGCcgatctgatg CAGGCTACCAAGGCGGCAAGCAGCGCGGGGGCGGCGGCGGTCGCGCCAACCAGAGGCACCAGCCCTACTAG
- the Sqd gene encoding RNA-binding protein squid isoform X13 yields MANNDNFAQDVTENQVNGNAENGGGDGQEHNSADAPGRDDDRKLFVGGLSWETTDKELRDHFSAYGEIESINVKTDPNTGRSRGFAFIVFKAPDSIDKVMAAGDHTINNKKVDPKKAKARHGKIFVGGLSSEISDEEIKSFFNNFGTVIDVEMPFDKTKNQRKGFCFITFESEQVVNELLKTPKQTIGGKEVDVKRATPKPDGPGGMGGRGGRGGRGARGGRGGRGGYGGQGAWGNQGYGGYGYGQGGYGGGYDGYGYGGYGYDGYGGYGGYDYSGYPNYAGYQGGKQRGGGGGRANQRHQPY; encoded by the exons atggCAAATAACGATAATTTTGCACAAGACGTTACTGAAAATCAAGTGAATGGAAATGCGGAGAACGGTGGCGGTGATGGCCAAGAACATAACAGTGCTGATGCTCCAGGACGCGATGACGACAG AAAGCTATTTGTGGGAGGCCTGAGCTGGGAAACCACAGACA AGGAATTACGTGATCACTTCAGTGCATATGGAGAGATTGAAAGTATCAATGTCAAGACAGACCCAAACACGGGCAGGTCACGAGGCTTCGCTTTCATCGTATTCAAAGCGCCAGATTCTATTGATAAAGTAATGGCTGCTGGGGATCACaccattaataataagaaagtAGACCCTAAGAAGGCAAAGGCGAGGCATGGCAAAATATTTGTCGGAGGTCTCAGCAGTGAAATTTCCGATGAAGAAATTAAAAGCTTCTTCAATAACTTTGGAACA gtTATAGATGTGGAGATGCCTTTTGACAAAACAAAGAACCAAAGAAAAGGTTTCTGTTTTATCACATTCGAGTCTGAGCAGGTGGTCAATGAACTTCTGAAGACTCCCAAACAAACAATTGGAGGCAAGGAG GTCGACGTTAAGAGGGCGACGCCAAAACCAGACGGACCCGGGGGAATGGGAGGGCGTGGCGGCCGCGGCGGAAGGGGAGCGCGTGGCGGGCGCGGGGGCCGCGGGGGCTACGGCGGCCAAGGGGCATGGGGCAACCAGGGCTACGGCGGCTACGGCTACGGCCAAGGAGGATATGGCGGCGGATACGACGGTTACGGCTATGGCGGATACGGCTACGACGGCTACGGGGGCTACGGCGGATACGATTACTCCGGATACCCCAATTACG CAGGCTACCAAGGCGGCAAGCAGCGCGGGGGCGGCGGCGGTCGCGCCAACCAGAGGCACCAGCCCTACTAG
- the Sqd gene encoding RNA-binding protein squid isoform X4, producing MANNDNFAQDVTENQVNGNAENGGGDGQEHNSADAPGRDDDRKLFVGGLSWETTDKELRDHFSAYGEIESINVKTDPNTGRSRGFAFIVFKAPDSIDKVMAAGDHTINNKKVDPKKAKARHGKIFVGGLSSEISDEEIKSFFNNFGTVIDVEMPFDKTKNQRKGFCFITFESEQVVNELLKTPKQTIGGKEVDVKRATPKPDGPGGMGGRGGRGGRGARGGRGGRGGYGGQGAWGNQGYGGYGYGQGGYGGGYDGYGYGGYGYDGYGGYGGYDYSGYPNYDYGGYGGYEGGYGARAAPRGKEGRQAEGRSDGYQGGKQRGGGGGRANQRHQPY from the exons atggCAAATAACGATAATTTTGCACAAGACGTTACTGAAAATCAAGTGAATGGAAATGCGGAGAACGGTGGCGGTGATGGCCAAGAACATAACAGTGCTGATGCTCCAGGACGCGATGACGACAG AAAGCTATTTGTGGGAGGCCTGAGCTGGGAAACCACAGACA AGGAATTACGTGATCACTTCAGTGCATATGGAGAGATTGAAAGTATCAATGTCAAGACAGACCCAAACACGGGCAGGTCACGAGGCTTCGCTTTCATCGTATTCAAAGCGCCAGATTCTATTGATAAAGTAATGGCTGCTGGGGATCACaccattaataataagaaagtAGACCCTAAGAAGGCAAAGGCGAGGCATGGCAAAATATTTGTCGGAGGTCTCAGCAGTGAAATTTCCGATGAAGAAATTAAAAGCTTCTTCAATAACTTTGGAACA gtTATAGATGTGGAGATGCCTTTTGACAAAACAAAGAACCAAAGAAAAGGTTTCTGTTTTATCACATTCGAGTCTGAGCAGGTGGTCAATGAACTTCTGAAGACTCCCAAACAAACAATTGGAGGCAAGGAG GTCGACGTTAAGAGGGCGACGCCAAAACCAGACGGACCCGGGGGAATGGGAGGGCGTGGCGGCCGCGGCGGAAGGGGAGCGCGTGGCGGGCGCGGGGGCCGCGGGGGCTACGGCGGCCAAGGGGCATGGGGCAACCAGGGCTACGGCGGCTACGGCTACGGCCAAGGAGGATATGGCGGCGGATACGACGGTTACGGCTATGGCGGATACGGCTACGACGGCTACGGGGGCTACGGCGGATACGATTACTCCGGATACCCCAATTACG ACTACGGCGGGTACGGAGGGTACGAGGGCGGCTACGGCGCGCGCGCGGCTCCACGCGGGAAAG AAGGCAGACAAGCGGAGGGCcgatctgatg GCTACCAAGGCGGCAAGCAGCGCGGGGGCGGCGGCGGTCGCGCCAACCAGAGGCACCAGCCCTACTAG
- the Sqd gene encoding RNA-binding protein squid isoform X9: MANNDNFAQDVTENQVNGNAENGGGDGQEHNSADAPGRDDDRKLFVGGLSWETTDKELRDHFSAYGEIESINVKTDPNTGRSRGFAFIVFKAPDSIDKVMAAGDHTINNKKVDPKKAKARHGKIFVGGLSSEISDEEIKSFFNNFGTVIDVEMPFDKTKNQRKGFCFITFESEQVVNELLKTPKQTIGGKEVDVKRATPKPDGPGGMGGRGGRGGRGARGGRGGRGGYGGQGAWGNQGYGGYGYGQGGYGGGYDGYGYGGYGYDGYGGYGGYDYSGYPNYDYGGYGGYEGGYGARAAPRGKETEGRQAEGRSDD; this comes from the exons atggCAAATAACGATAATTTTGCACAAGACGTTACTGAAAATCAAGTGAATGGAAATGCGGAGAACGGTGGCGGTGATGGCCAAGAACATAACAGTGCTGATGCTCCAGGACGCGATGACGACAG AAAGCTATTTGTGGGAGGCCTGAGCTGGGAAACCACAGACA AGGAATTACGTGATCACTTCAGTGCATATGGAGAGATTGAAAGTATCAATGTCAAGACAGACCCAAACACGGGCAGGTCACGAGGCTTCGCTTTCATCGTATTCAAAGCGCCAGATTCTATTGATAAAGTAATGGCTGCTGGGGATCACaccattaataataagaaagtAGACCCTAAGAAGGCAAAGGCGAGGCATGGCAAAATATTTGTCGGAGGTCTCAGCAGTGAAATTTCCGATGAAGAAATTAAAAGCTTCTTCAATAACTTTGGAACA gtTATAGATGTGGAGATGCCTTTTGACAAAACAAAGAACCAAAGAAAAGGTTTCTGTTTTATCACATTCGAGTCTGAGCAGGTGGTCAATGAACTTCTGAAGACTCCCAAACAAACAATTGGAGGCAAGGAG GTCGACGTTAAGAGGGCGACGCCAAAACCAGACGGACCCGGGGGAATGGGAGGGCGTGGCGGCCGCGGCGGAAGGGGAGCGCGTGGCGGGCGCGGGGGCCGCGGGGGCTACGGCGGCCAAGGGGCATGGGGCAACCAGGGCTACGGCGGCTACGGCTACGGCCAAGGAGGATATGGCGGCGGATACGACGGTTACGGCTATGGCGGATACGGCTACGACGGCTACGGGGGCTACGGCGGATACGATTACTCCGGATACCCCAATTACG ACTACGGCGGGTACGGAGGGTACGAGGGCGGCTACGGCGCGCGCGCGGCTCCACGCGGGAAAG aaACAGAAGGCAGACAAGCGGAGGGCcgatctgatg ATTAA
- the Sqd gene encoding RNA-binding protein squid isoform X2 encodes MANNDNFAQDVTENQVNGNAENGGGDGQEHNSADAPGRDDDRKLFVGGLSWETTDKELRDHFSAYGEIESINVKTDPNTGRSRGFAFIVFKAPDSIDKVMAAGDHTINNKKVDPKKAKARHGKIFVGGLSSEISDEEIKSFFNNFGTVIDVEMPFDKTKNQRKGFCFITFESEQVVNELLKTPKQTIGGKEVDVKRATPKPDGPGGMGGRGGRGGRGARGGRGGRGGYGGQGAWGNQGYGGYGYGQGGYGGGYDGYGYGGYGYDGYGGYGGYDYSGYPNYDYGGYGGYEGGYGARAAPRGKETEGRQAEGRSDGYQGGKQRGGGGGRANQRHQPY; translated from the exons atggCAAATAACGATAATTTTGCACAAGACGTTACTGAAAATCAAGTGAATGGAAATGCGGAGAACGGTGGCGGTGATGGCCAAGAACATAACAGTGCTGATGCTCCAGGACGCGATGACGACAG AAAGCTATTTGTGGGAGGCCTGAGCTGGGAAACCACAGACA AGGAATTACGTGATCACTTCAGTGCATATGGAGAGATTGAAAGTATCAATGTCAAGACAGACCCAAACACGGGCAGGTCACGAGGCTTCGCTTTCATCGTATTCAAAGCGCCAGATTCTATTGATAAAGTAATGGCTGCTGGGGATCACaccattaataataagaaagtAGACCCTAAGAAGGCAAAGGCGAGGCATGGCAAAATATTTGTCGGAGGTCTCAGCAGTGAAATTTCCGATGAAGAAATTAAAAGCTTCTTCAATAACTTTGGAACA gtTATAGATGTGGAGATGCCTTTTGACAAAACAAAGAACCAAAGAAAAGGTTTCTGTTTTATCACATTCGAGTCTGAGCAGGTGGTCAATGAACTTCTGAAGACTCCCAAACAAACAATTGGAGGCAAGGAG GTCGACGTTAAGAGGGCGACGCCAAAACCAGACGGACCCGGGGGAATGGGAGGGCGTGGCGGCCGCGGCGGAAGGGGAGCGCGTGGCGGGCGCGGGGGCCGCGGGGGCTACGGCGGCCAAGGGGCATGGGGCAACCAGGGCTACGGCGGCTACGGCTACGGCCAAGGAGGATATGGCGGCGGATACGACGGTTACGGCTATGGCGGATACGGCTACGACGGCTACGGGGGCTACGGCGGATACGATTACTCCGGATACCCCAATTACG ACTACGGCGGGTACGGAGGGTACGAGGGCGGCTACGGCGCGCGCGCGGCTCCACGCGGGAAAG aaACAGAAGGCAGACAAGCGGAGGGCcgatctgatg GCTACCAAGGCGGCAAGCAGCGCGGGGGCGGCGGCGGTCGCGCCAACCAGAGGCACCAGCCCTACTAG
- the Sqd gene encoding RNA-binding protein squid isoform X17 produces the protein MANNDNFAQDVTENQVNGNAENGGGDGQEHNSADAPGRDDDRKLFVGGLSWETTDKELRDHFSAYGEIESINVKTDPNTGRSRGFAFIVFKAPDSIDKVMAAGDHTINNKKVDPKKAKARHGKIFVGGLSSEISDEEIKSFFNNFGTVIDVEMPFDKTKNQRKGFCFITFESEQVVNELLKTPKQTIGGKEVDVKRATPKPDGPGGMGGRGGRGGRGARGGRGGRGGYGGQGAWGNQGYGGYGYGQGGYGGGYDGYGYGGYGYDGYGGYGGYDYSGYPNYD, from the exons atggCAAATAACGATAATTTTGCACAAGACGTTACTGAAAATCAAGTGAATGGAAATGCGGAGAACGGTGGCGGTGATGGCCAAGAACATAACAGTGCTGATGCTCCAGGACGCGATGACGACAG AAAGCTATTTGTGGGAGGCCTGAGCTGGGAAACCACAGACA AGGAATTACGTGATCACTTCAGTGCATATGGAGAGATTGAAAGTATCAATGTCAAGACAGACCCAAACACGGGCAGGTCACGAGGCTTCGCTTTCATCGTATTCAAAGCGCCAGATTCTATTGATAAAGTAATGGCTGCTGGGGATCACaccattaataataagaaagtAGACCCTAAGAAGGCAAAGGCGAGGCATGGCAAAATATTTGTCGGAGGTCTCAGCAGTGAAATTTCCGATGAAGAAATTAAAAGCTTCTTCAATAACTTTGGAACA gtTATAGATGTGGAGATGCCTTTTGACAAAACAAAGAACCAAAGAAAAGGTTTCTGTTTTATCACATTCGAGTCTGAGCAGGTGGTCAATGAACTTCTGAAGACTCCCAAACAAACAATTGGAGGCAAGGAG GTCGACGTTAAGAGGGCGACGCCAAAACCAGACGGACCCGGGGGAATGGGAGGGCGTGGCGGCCGCGGCGGAAGGGGAGCGCGTGGCGGGCGCGGGGGCCGCGGGGGCTACGGCGGCCAAGGGGCATGGGGCAACCAGGGCTACGGCGGCTACGGCTACGGCCAAGGAGGATATGGCGGCGGATACGACGGTTACGGCTATGGCGGATACGGCTACGACGGCTACGGGGGCTACGGCGGATACGATTACTCCGGATACCCCAATTACG ATTAA
- the Sqd gene encoding RNA-binding protein squid isoform X8 has translation MANNDNFAQDVTENQVNGNAENGGGDGQEHNSADAPGRDDDRKLFVGGLSWETTDKELRDHFSAYGEIESINVKTDPNTGRSRGFAFIVFKAPDSIDKVMAAGDHTINNKKVDPKKAKARHGKIFVGGLSSEISDEEIKSFFNNFGTVIDVEMPFDKTKNQRKGFCFITFESEQVVNELLKTPKQTIGGKEVDVKRATPKPDGPGGMGGRGGRGGRGARGGRGGRGGYGGQGAWGNQGYGGYGYGQGGYGGGYDGYGYGGYGYDGYGGYGGYDYSGYPNYETEGRQAEGRSDGYQGGKQRGGGGGRANQRHQPY, from the exons atggCAAATAACGATAATTTTGCACAAGACGTTACTGAAAATCAAGTGAATGGAAATGCGGAGAACGGTGGCGGTGATGGCCAAGAACATAACAGTGCTGATGCTCCAGGACGCGATGACGACAG AAAGCTATTTGTGGGAGGCCTGAGCTGGGAAACCACAGACA AGGAATTACGTGATCACTTCAGTGCATATGGAGAGATTGAAAGTATCAATGTCAAGACAGACCCAAACACGGGCAGGTCACGAGGCTTCGCTTTCATCGTATTCAAAGCGCCAGATTCTATTGATAAAGTAATGGCTGCTGGGGATCACaccattaataataagaaagtAGACCCTAAGAAGGCAAAGGCGAGGCATGGCAAAATATTTGTCGGAGGTCTCAGCAGTGAAATTTCCGATGAAGAAATTAAAAGCTTCTTCAATAACTTTGGAACA gtTATAGATGTGGAGATGCCTTTTGACAAAACAAAGAACCAAAGAAAAGGTTTCTGTTTTATCACATTCGAGTCTGAGCAGGTGGTCAATGAACTTCTGAAGACTCCCAAACAAACAATTGGAGGCAAGGAG GTCGACGTTAAGAGGGCGACGCCAAAACCAGACGGACCCGGGGGAATGGGAGGGCGTGGCGGCCGCGGCGGAAGGGGAGCGCGTGGCGGGCGCGGGGGCCGCGGGGGCTACGGCGGCCAAGGGGCATGGGGCAACCAGGGCTACGGCGGCTACGGCTACGGCCAAGGAGGATATGGCGGCGGATACGACGGTTACGGCTATGGCGGATACGGCTACGACGGCTACGGGGGCTACGGCGGATACGATTACTCCGGATACCCCAATTACG aaACAGAAGGCAGACAAGCGGAGGGCcgatctgatg GCTACCAAGGCGGCAAGCAGCGCGGGGGCGGCGGCGGTCGCGCCAACCAGAGGCACCAGCCCTACTAG